The Candidatus Nanoarchaeia archaeon genome contains the following window.
ATCTGGGGAAGGTGGCAGCAAAGCTCAGGAGAATCTCTGAGGAAGGCCTCAGGCAGGTGATCGATGCGTATCTCCAGCGCAGGGAAAGCCATAACGCCAAAACGCTCATCAGGGGCATGATTGCAAGATTCCCATTTGACCGCATACGGCTCCATCTGATGGAAGGCTCAACAGCCATCGAGAAGTATAAAGAGAGGTATGAAAAGGGTTCTGTGGATTCCGTCATCTCCTCCCTTCAGTTCATAAGAAATCCAGCCAGGATGATCGCTGAATTCGCTCAGACAAAAGACTTGTTCAGGCTTGAGGCCAGGATTGATGAGGCATACTACCAGTATATGCTCGGCTTTGCCCGGAATCTCCCTGTTCAGGGAGATGTCATGAGGCAGTTCATTATGGAAGAGGTGCGTTTCAAGAATCTTATGACTGTGCTGAGGATGAGACGGGCAGGGGTTCCTTCAGAGCAAATCCAGACATGGCTTTACTTCCCAAATCCTGCAGAGGCACACTACTTCAGCAGGCTTCTTGCCTATCCGGAAACAAGGAATGCGCAGATGGCATTCAAGGACAAAGTGGCTGACAGAGACGTCAAAAAGGCATTGGAGCTGGATTCAGTGTCTGCAGTTGAGATTGCATTGATGAAATACCTCCTCAGGAGAATGGCCAGAAGGACGCACCAGAATCCGCTAAGCGTTGATGTGATCCTGAGTTATCTTTTCGCTGTCGAGATCGAAGCGAGAAACCTGAAGATACTTGCAAAAGCAAAAGAGGCAGGCCTTCCGGAAGCAAGGGTGCAGGAGCTGTTGATATGAGGATTGTTGGCATAAGCTATTGAGGATTGC
Protein-coding sequences here:
- a CDS encoding V-type ATPase subunit; the protein is MKLSSVYPYTYGRVAAMRSELLPSDRYSQMLKMSLSELTQFLQGTTYKTEVDTHALHSHGAALIDVAVQDHLGKVAAKLRRISEEGLRQVIDAYLQRRESHNAKTLIRGMIARFPFDRIRLHLMEGSTAIEKYKERYEKGSVDSVISSLQFIRNPARMIAEFAQTKDLFRLEARIDEAYYQYMLGFARNLPVQGDVMRQFIMEEVRFKNLMTVLRMRRAGVPSEQIQTWLYFPNPAEAHYFSRLLAYPETRNAQMAFKDKVADRDVKKALELDSVSAVEIALMKYLLRRMARRTHQNPLSVDVILSYLFAVEIEARNLKILAKAKEAGLPEARVQELLI